In a single window of the Anabas testudineus chromosome 19, fAnaTes1.2, whole genome shotgun sequence genome:
- the dlgap5 gene encoding disks large-associated protein 5, translating into MESQFAHLRQRDTSVSMLRVKMSRRRSQSQKENRERAVNIRRQLEKLPELEMSSLDASMAVANMSTIQEKTQIHTKPAKNLAVEERLKQLERWKERKALEKEKKERERKGAFKTGLYHPKDTISTVSLPVVPTAAKRANETKVNIAPPQNTRVTRSMKQQLQVQKPLRTQEENAVPKKAQPSVERLTRSRVPPVKPTVTKTKVCAVEPAVRALSTRSTNRPPVTAAPVVKDKPRAADVRTMRSRAVVKPLPPKSGKERNSKASASNTAEPLVPKEPKLDMQGPEEKPDALCLTSCSEEEDMVVNQAVPDSVPAVDCAEAPNSFAPKDFVFQAPAGLSSFKFEPLTPRSADAFLTPSCSFSLPPVPMYSDEPNEPTPPKSPHRSPPRTSPTMAPPTPDSPLETKHDVPYFRAEIANETDRLTALCVHWESKLEDESIPEEMRDRMRTAVGQARLLMKERFKQFSGLVDDCELGRGEKITTCTDLQGFWDMVYYQVEDVNKKFDALKEAEGRGWVEEHKPPPRQRKVVKKPSAAPAKPTGAKATAAKSRLAAVKAAMKAKQLAAEAEKAANDAANAEDNTCLNSQEPQLQAEAQIPDPVVFDGGLVEGPAKPSGSVRRSSRLSAAVLPQASPCSNSLTPRRVTRRSLVLAKTPIQAVSSPAPTVLASAHLHLTLDQTPVPAPQSQRGTPQSSKKRKDTVNVSLCFSPVKEVLSDDTRPDGITAQESETMSTQDNTASFPELGTAMPVDTFQPISVAEEQVEPAEAVHLDKPLCPILSLSSCKTPPPFFKGSEPSSFLSFTLSPCVTPSQPSISSHTAAQSSVEEQEPVCRTPDSSVVEEIPGLDFERYLQPSQRCSISPRDTVAIETLDVEMESPRGQSEDLLTQQEPALSAVPSVLTLQSPQVQTAESALLLFTPDLKDRIRQSVCQSDLMVFTPPSNM; encoded by the exons ATGGAGTCGCAGTTTGCTCACCTGCGTCAGCGGGACACAAGTGTGTCTATGCTGAGAGTGAAAATGTCCCGCAGAAGGTCTCAGTCCCAGAAGGAGAATCGAGAACGGGCCGTGAACATACGAAGGCAGCTAGAAAAGCTCCCAGAGCTGGAAATGTCTTCCCTGGATGCATCCATGGCTGTGGCCAACATGTCAACCATTCAGGAGAAGACACAGATCCACACAAAACCTGCTAAAA ATTTGGCAGTAGAAGAAAGGTTGAAACAGCTTGAGCGCTGGAAAGAGCGTAAGGCTCttgagaaggaaaagaaggaaagggaGCGAAAAGGTGCATTTAAGACTGGTCTGTATCATCCGAAGGATACTATTTCcactgtctctcttcctgtggtCCCAACTGCCGCAAAAAGAGCTAATGAG ACAAAAGTGAACATTGCTCCACCCCAGAATACCAGAGTCACTCGTTCaatgaaacagcagctgcaagTACAGAAA CCTCTGAGGacacaagaagaaaatgctGTGCCAAAGAAAG CTCAACCATCTGTGGAAAGATTAACCAGGAGCCGGGTACCTCCTGTCAAACCAACTGTAACCAAAACTAAAGTCTGTGCAG TGGAACCTGCCGTACGAGCTTTGTCAACCAGATCAACCAACAGGCCTCCTGTTACAGCAGCTCCAGTAGTGAAAGACAAACCTAGGGCTGCAG ATGTAAGAACCATGAGGAGCAGAGCAGTCGTCAAGCCTCTACCACCCAAATCTGGCAAGGAAAGGAACTCTAAAG CATCTGCCAGTAACACTGCAGAGCCTCTTGTTCCCAAG GAGCCCAAGCTGGATATGCAGGGGCCAGAGGAAAAACCGGATGCTCTGTGTCTGACATCTTGTTCTGAGGAGGAAGACATGGTGGTGAACCAAGCTGTACCTGACTCAGTCCCTGCTGTGGACTGTGCTGAAGCTCCAAATTCATTTGCTCCAAAAGATTTTGTCTTCCAGGCTCCTGCTGGCTTGTCATCTTTCAAGTTTGAGCCACTTACTCCTCGCTCAGCAGACGCCTTCCTTACACCAag CTGCAGTTTCAGTCTTCCACCAGTTCCTATGTATAGTGATGAGCCAAATGAACCCACTCCTCCTAAAAGTCCACACCGCTCTCCTCCTCGTACATCTCCCACAATGGCCCCTCCAACTCCAGACAGCCCTCTGGAAACAAAGCATGATGTACCATACTTTAG AGCGGAAATTGCCaatgagacagacagactgacagctctgtgtgttcACTGGGAGTCTAAATTGGAGGATGAATCCATCCCAGaagaga TGAGAGACCGCATGCGTACAGCTGTCGGCCAGGCGAGGCTGTTGATGAAAGAGCGCTTCAAACAGTTCAGCGGTCTGGTGGATGACTGTGAACTGGGCCGAGGGGAAAAGATCACCACCTGCACCGACCTACAGGGATTCTGGGACATGGTTTATTACCAG GTAGAGGATGTCAACAAGAAGTTTGACGCTCTCAAGGAAGCAGAAGGTCGAGGCTGGGTGGAGGAACACAAGCCCCCACCACGGCAGAGGAAAGTAGTAAAG aAACCATCAGCCGCACCTGCGAAGCCAACAGGAGCCAAAGCAACAGCAGCCAAGTCTCGCCTTGCAGCTGTGAAAGCAGCCATGAAAGCCAAACAATTGGCAGCTGAGGCAGAGAAAGCAGCAAATGATGCTGCTAATGCTGAGGACAACACTTGCCTGAACTCCCAGGAACCACAACTCCAAGCAGAGGCCCAAATCCCAGACCCAGTAGTCTTTGATGGAGGCTTGGTGGAGGGCCCAGCCAAACCATCAG GTTCAGTGAGGAGATCCAGTCGTCTGAGTGCTGCTGTTCTGCCTCAAGCTTCTCCTTGCTCCAACTCTCTTACACCTAGAAGAGTCACTCGGCGATCCCTTGTACTGGCTAAAACCCCTATACAGGCAGTCTCCTCCCCTGCTCCGACTGTCCTCGCTTCTGCCCACCTCCATCTTACACTCGACCAAACCCCAGTACCAGCACCACAGTCTCAGCGAGGCACCCCTCAATCATCCAAGAAGAGAAAGGACACTGTAAATGTCTCCCTTTGTTTCTCCCCTGTCAAGGAAGTACTTTCAGATGACACCCGTCCTGATGGAATCACTGCACAAGAATCAGAAACAATGTCCACACAGGACAACACGGCTTCTTTTCCTGAATTGGGCACAGCCATGCCTGTAGATACGTTTCAACCCATTTCTGTAGCTGAGGAGCAAGTTGAACCAGCTGAAGCTGTACATCTTGACAAACCCCTTTGTCCAatcctctcactctcttcaTGCAAAACACCTCCTCCCTTCTTCAAGGGTTCTGAGCCCTCATCATTTCTGAGTTTTACGCTGTCACCCTGTGTGACTCCCAGCCAGCCTTCCATCTCCTCACATACTGCTGCACAAAGCTCTGTGGAGGAACAAGAGCCTGTGTGCCGTACACCTGACAGCTCAGTTGTTGAG GAAATTCCCGGGTTGGATTTTGAGCGTTACCTCCAGCCTTCACAGAGATGCAGCATTTCACCGAGGGACACGGTTGCCATTGAGACGCTAGATGTAGAGATGGAGAGTCCCAGAGGTCAGTCAGAGGACCTTCTAACTCAACAAGAACCAG CACTGTCAGCGGTGCCTTCGGTGTTAACTCTTCAGTCACCACAG GTCCAGACAGCAGAGTCTGCTCTGCTTCTCTTCACCCCAGACCTGAAAGACCGCATACGCCAGTCTGTCTGTCAAAGTGACCTGATGGTGTTCACCCCTCCCTCTAACATGTAG